Proteins co-encoded in one Prescottella sp. R16 genomic window:
- a CDS encoding ABC transporter substrate-binding protein yields the protein MSSSEGVSQLPAGLSLTGAAGTPEAKPVPSPTTVKVGLPAKTEPIAPLLLAHAEGEFEKENLTVEYVSDTAPNLLTLLGQNKIDVVFGAPTALVLNAGKQGVDLKWAAGLASTWPDTGLYVNSKFGSNAAEFDPKKMKGATIAVYPGGLTAPVSYPIYQTLNEGGLTVDDVTITTIGDPATMLQALKDGTVDGAILTPPQSAAAANNNPFLVTPYPTDISVGGYLVGSRLLAEDRAAGTAFFRALLRTTNTYLTGDYHADTDVVAKLSEEMGVRPEMLTASPSYEFSLDVLPNSVEAVQEMYREMAPDALSYEGVTPQSEIVDLSLVIDAAEGR from the coding sequence GTGTCCTCATCCGAGGGGGTTTCCCAGCTGCCAGCCGGGCTGAGCCTCACCGGAGCAGCGGGTACCCCGGAGGCGAAACCGGTTCCGTCGCCGACGACGGTCAAGGTCGGACTCCCGGCCAAGACGGAACCCATTGCGCCACTGCTGCTTGCACACGCAGAGGGCGAGTTCGAGAAGGAGAACCTGACGGTCGAGTACGTTTCCGACACCGCCCCGAACCTCCTGACCCTGCTGGGGCAGAACAAAATCGATGTGGTGTTCGGTGCCCCGACCGCCCTGGTACTGAACGCCGGCAAACAAGGAGTGGACTTGAAGTGGGCCGCCGGGCTTGCTTCGACCTGGCCGGACACGGGACTGTACGTCAACTCGAAATTCGGCAGCAACGCAGCCGAGTTCGATCCGAAGAAGATGAAGGGGGCGACGATCGCGGTATATCCGGGCGGGCTCACCGCCCCCGTCTCGTATCCGATCTACCAGACACTGAATGAAGGCGGTTTGACGGTCGATGACGTCACGATCACCACGATCGGCGACCCGGCAACCATGCTGCAGGCTCTGAAAGACGGCACGGTCGATGGCGCAATCCTCACCCCACCGCAGTCGGCTGCCGCAGCGAACAACAATCCCTTCCTCGTGACGCCCTACCCCACGGATATCAGTGTCGGCGGCTACCTCGTCGGCAGCCGGCTCCTCGCCGAGGACAGGGCGGCCGGGACCGCGTTCTTCCGGGCGCTGCTGCGGACCACGAACACATACCTGACCGGCGATTACCATGCCGACACCGATGTCGTGGCGAAGCTTTCCGAAGAAATGGGCGTCAGGCCGGAAATGCTCACTGCGTCCCCCAGCTACGAGTTCAGTCTCGACGTCCTGCCGAACTCCGTCGAGGCGGTGCAGGAGATGTACAGGGAGATGGCCCCCGACGCACTGTCCTACGAGGGGGTCACCCCTCAAAGTGAGATCGTCGATCTCTCGCTGGTGATCGACGCTGCCGAGGGCAGGTAG
- a CDS encoding SDR family oxidoreductase produces MARLDGKTTLISGGARGIGAAHARRFIAEGASVVIGDVLDAEGKALANELGDRAQYVHLDVTRPEEWTAAVQLASASGKLDVLVNNAGIANGGMLADYSLQDWNSIIAINLTGSFLGMQIAVPAMGRGSSIINTSSVLGLRGQAGLHGYVASKFGVRGLTKSVAMEVAGLGIRVNSVHPGFVTTAMTDGSDPEDSNIPLGIPASPEQITSMVLYLASDESVHSTGAEFVVDGGMTASLP; encoded by the coding sequence ATGGCACGTCTGGACGGTAAGACAACCCTCATCTCGGGAGGCGCCCGTGGAATAGGGGCGGCACATGCCCGCAGGTTCATCGCCGAAGGCGCCTCGGTGGTGATCGGCGACGTTCTCGACGCCGAAGGCAAGGCATTGGCGAACGAGCTCGGCGACAGGGCGCAGTACGTCCACCTCGACGTGACCCGGCCGGAGGAGTGGACTGCTGCGGTGCAGTTGGCGAGTGCGTCCGGAAAGCTCGACGTCCTGGTCAACAACGCCGGTATCGCCAATGGGGGCATGCTGGCGGATTACTCTCTGCAGGATTGGAACTCGATCATCGCGATCAATCTCACCGGTTCCTTCCTGGGCATGCAGATCGCGGTCCCGGCGATGGGCCGAGGGTCGTCGATCATCAACACCTCATCGGTCCTGGGTCTACGTGGACAGGCTGGACTGCACGGCTACGTCGCGTCGAAGTTCGGCGTTCGCGGTCTGACGAAGTCTGTTGCCATGGAAGTGGCCGGCCTGGGAATTCGGGTCAACTCCGTACATCCCGGTTTCGTCACCACCGCGATGACCGACGGGTCGGATCCTGAGGACTCGAACATCCCCCTCGGGATCCCCGCTTCTCCCGAACAGATCACGAGCATGGTCCTGTACCTGGCGAGTGACGAGTCTGTTCATTCGACCGGGGCCGAGTTCGTGGTGGATGGCGGGATGACGGCGTCTTTGCCTTAG
- a CDS encoding arylsulfatase, which produces MLGGRAGAPAGAGVNLSRLRAPAGAPNVVVVLIDDMGFAASSTFGGPCHMPTADRLASGGLRYSKFHTTALCSPTRQALMTGRNHHAVNMGTITNLATPVPGYTSVRPQSAVTLAEVLRLNGYNTGAFGKMHQTPPWEVSPVGPFDRWPTGEGFEKFYGIVSGETNQWDPLLFEGTTPVDYPGEGYHFSEDIVSRSIEWVQSQKSLAPEDPFFLYLSFGATHAPHHVPQSWIDKYKGRFDHGWDAERERIVEVQRRLGLVSDDCELTARHAEIPAWADLTDDERTVAARLMEAFAGFAEHTDAQVGRLVDALETMDAMDNTIFFYILGDNGASAEGGVSGAINEIASLNGVHDETANILSNIDLIGGPHAYNHYPAGWAHATNTPYQWTKQVASHWGGTRVGMITHWPAGIESRGGIRHQWHHVIDIMPTVLEAASLPLPAVVNGVEQQRTDGLSMMYTFDDADAEDRHRTQYFEMFGNRGIYHEGWMACTKHVTPWDNSPNQRAFAEDVWELYAPDDWSQARNLAHENPEKLRELQERFEIEAEKNNVLPLDDRRVERFNPDLAGRPDLLNGRTSTTLRPGMKRLPEAAVPNVKNKSHAITAQVVLPDEPTEGVILSQGGRFGGWVLYFVDGVLHYSHNWLGLDRYDVVAGDRVSPGRHEIRYEFLVDEIEGYGRGGEGRLYVDSELVGVGRIDRTVPFHSGSSGSTDVGCDTAAPVVDDYRTRRGEFTGDIASVTVAIGDEVSDIPARVSFDIEMSIQ; this is translated from the coding sequence GTGTTGGGTGGCCGTGCGGGTGCGCCTGCCGGCGCCGGTGTCAATCTGTCCCGACTGCGGGCGCCGGCGGGTGCGCCGAATGTGGTGGTGGTATTGATCGACGATATGGGTTTCGCGGCATCGTCGACTTTCGGTGGACCGTGTCATATGCCGACGGCGGATCGGTTGGCGTCGGGTGGCTTGCGCTACTCCAAGTTTCATACGACGGCGTTGTGTAGTCCTACTCGTCAGGCGTTGATGACCGGGCGTAACCATCACGCGGTCAACATGGGGACGATCACCAACCTTGCCACGCCTGTGCCCGGTTACACCTCGGTGCGGCCGCAGAGTGCGGTGACGTTGGCGGAAGTATTGCGGCTCAACGGTTACAACACCGGTGCTTTCGGGAAGATGCATCAGACCCCGCCGTGGGAAGTCAGTCCTGTCGGGCCTTTCGATCGCTGGCCCACCGGGGAGGGTTTCGAGAAGTTCTACGGGATCGTGTCCGGTGAGACCAATCAGTGGGATCCGTTGCTCTTCGAGGGGACGACTCCGGTCGACTACCCGGGCGAGGGATATCACTTCAGTGAGGACATCGTGTCCAGGTCGATCGAGTGGGTGCAGAGCCAGAAGTCGCTTGCTCCCGAGGATCCGTTCTTCCTCTACCTTTCCTTCGGCGCAACTCATGCCCCGCACCATGTTCCGCAGTCGTGGATCGACAAGTACAAGGGTCGTTTCGACCACGGTTGGGACGCCGAGAGGGAACGTATCGTCGAAGTTCAGCGTCGGCTCGGGCTGGTTTCCGACGACTGCGAGCTCACGGCTCGACACGCGGAGATCCCGGCGTGGGCGGATCTGACCGACGACGAGCGCACCGTTGCGGCCCGTCTGATGGAGGCGTTCGCCGGGTTCGCCGAGCACACCGATGCACAGGTGGGGCGTTTGGTGGATGCGCTCGAAACCATGGACGCCATGGACAATACGATCTTCTTCTACATTCTCGGTGACAACGGCGCCTCGGCCGAGGGCGGGGTGTCGGGTGCGATCAACGAGATAGCAAGTCTCAACGGTGTTCACGATGAGACCGCGAACATTCTGTCGAACATCGATCTCATCGGCGGCCCGCATGCCTACAACCATTATCCGGCGGGCTGGGCGCATGCCACCAACACGCCGTACCAGTGGACCAAGCAGGTGGCCTCGCATTGGGGTGGTACTCGTGTCGGCATGATCACGCACTGGCCGGCCGGTATCGAGAGCCGGGGCGGGATCCGGCATCAGTGGCATCACGTCATCGACATCATGCCGACCGTTCTCGAGGCGGCGTCCCTGCCTCTGCCGGCGGTCGTCAACGGTGTCGAGCAGCAGCGCACCGACGGGCTCAGCATGATGTACACCTTCGACGACGCCGACGCCGAGGACCGTCATCGCACGCAGTACTTCGAGATGTTCGGTAACCGCGGCATCTACCACGAGGGGTGGATGGCGTGCACGAAACATGTTACGCCCTGGGATAATTCACCTAATCAGAGGGCTTTCGCGGAAGATGTCTGGGAGCTGTATGCCCCCGATGACTGGAGTCAGGCACGTAATCTGGCCCACGAGAATCCGGAGAAATTGCGGGAGTTGCAGGAGCGCTTCGAGATCGAGGCCGAGAAGAACAATGTGTTGCCGCTGGACGATCGACGAGTGGAACGATTCAACCCTGACCTCGCGGGTCGTCCCGACCTGCTGAACGGTCGCACGAGTACGACACTGCGTCCCGGAATGAAGCGGCTACCGGAGGCGGCCGTCCCGAACGTCAAGAACAAGTCGCATGCGATCACCGCGCAGGTGGTCCTGCCCGACGAACCCACCGAGGGCGTCATCCTTTCTCAGGGAGGACGTTTCGGGGGATGGGTGCTGTACTTCGTCGACGGCGTCCTGCACTACAGCCACAACTGGCTGGGCCTGGACCGCTACGACGTGGTTGCCGGCGATCGGGTTTCCCCGGGACGCCACGAGATCCGCTACGAGTTCCTGGTCGACGAGATCGAGGGCTACGGACGCGGTGGCGAGGGCCGACTCTATGTCGATTCCGAACTCGTCGGAGTCGGCCGGATCGACCGGACGGTGCCCTTCCACTCCGGATCCTCGGGCAGCACCGACGTCGGCTGCGACACGGCCGCACCCGTCGTCGACGACTACCGGACCCGACGGGGCGAGTTCACCGGCGACATCGCCTCGGTCACGGTCGCCATCGGTGACGAGGTCTCCGACATCCCCGCCCGGGTCAGCTTCGACATCGAAATGAGCATCCAGTGA
- a CDS encoding arylsulfatase codes for MNTFRSYPESQPHPGPIGRTTADSEPAWPVAAKAPAHAKNVIVVLLDDVGFAQFGCFGGLGGRLETPNIDRLAGSGTRFNNFHTTPLCSPTRAALMTGRNAHSVGVGVIMEYSTGYPGYHSRIPKSAAMLPAVLKENGYSTMALGKWHLTPDWESGPWGPFDRWPLGQGFERYYGFLPGETSQWAPELVEDNRYLEGRPLDKENYHLSEDLVDHAIEWIASQKTISPTKPFFTYLAFGAAHAPHHAPAEWIEKYRGCFDEGWDVVRKETLARQIELGVVPTGTPLPEHNPGVRNWDDIDAAEQQLLVRQMEVFAGFLGHTDHQIGRLVTYLEEHGLLDDTVILVHTDNGASAEGGMHGMFNEMSFFNRVPETVEDMRERMDEWGSPTSHPHYATGWAEVGNTPQRWYKVNTHEGGTRVPMVMHWPGRAEPGSVASPYVHVVDVVPTLLEGLGIEMPAVVNGYEQMPLEGHSFLGAIDDPSLGSTNRSQHFECFGHRAVYRDGWKAVTTHWTTAQAFRVGTHDRPTHDGDWNADEWELYHLDEDFNEVDNLADTHPELLGELVDEWWSLAEKHNVLPLDDTGSPRSLQPRPSGSEQSPVYTYDTPIILTRSTSPAMFRQPFVLTADVTTGVDTRGVIFSFGNANGGVSLFLDEGRVSFVSNFLGREHYHGSAQEPLPAGRHTILVDFKQSDDGSASAACSVDGTTEFEIRIDRTNPILWAVAQGLEVGTDTVSPVWPGYVSPARFTGRVHLVTVQLPAGEDAPDLEAEDRVARVRQ; via the coding sequence GTGAACACCTTTCGCTCATACCCCGAATCACAGCCGCATCCCGGACCCATCGGCCGGACGACCGCGGACTCGGAACCGGCATGGCCTGTTGCCGCCAAAGCTCCCGCACATGCCAAGAACGTTATCGTCGTGCTGCTCGATGACGTCGGCTTCGCTCAGTTCGGGTGCTTCGGGGGCCTCGGTGGGCGACTCGAAACCCCGAACATCGACCGGCTGGCCGGCAGCGGTACGCGCTTCAACAATTTTCATACGACCCCTCTGTGCTCGCCGACCCGGGCCGCTCTGATGACAGGGAGGAACGCGCACTCGGTCGGAGTCGGAGTCATCATGGAGTACTCCACCGGGTACCCCGGCTATCACTCGAGGATCCCCAAGTCGGCGGCGATGCTGCCCGCGGTGCTCAAGGAGAACGGCTACTCCACCATGGCTCTCGGCAAGTGGCACCTGACCCCGGACTGGGAAAGCGGGCCGTGGGGACCGTTCGACCGCTGGCCGCTGGGGCAGGGCTTCGAGCGCTACTACGGATTCCTGCCGGGGGAGACGTCGCAGTGGGCTCCTGAGCTCGTCGAGGACAATCGATACCTCGAGGGTCGCCCGCTCGACAAGGAGAACTACCACCTCTCAGAGGATCTCGTCGATCACGCGATCGAATGGATTGCCTCGCAGAAGACGATCTCCCCGACGAAACCCTTCTTCACCTACCTCGCGTTCGGTGCAGCACACGCGCCGCACCACGCACCGGCCGAGTGGATCGAGAAGTACCGGGGCTGCTTCGACGAGGGCTGGGACGTCGTCCGCAAGGAAACCCTGGCCCGCCAGATCGAACTCGGCGTCGTTCCCACGGGAACACCGCTGCCCGAACACAATCCAGGCGTACGGAACTGGGACGACATCGACGCCGCAGAGCAGCAACTGCTCGTGCGGCAGATGGAAGTCTTCGCCGGCTTCCTGGGCCACACCGATCACCAGATCGGACGCCTTGTGACGTACCTGGAAGAACACGGTCTTCTCGACGACACCGTGATCCTCGTGCACACCGACAACGGCGCCAGTGCCGAGGGCGGAATGCACGGCATGTTCAATGAGATGAGCTTCTTCAACCGGGTCCCGGAAACCGTCGAAGACATGCGGGAACGTATGGACGAATGGGGCTCGCCGACGAGCCATCCGCATTATGCGACCGGCTGGGCCGAGGTCGGGAACACGCCACAGCGGTGGTACAAGGTCAACACCCACGAGGGCGGAACCCGGGTGCCGATGGTGATGCACTGGCCCGGCCGCGCAGAACCCGGAAGCGTCGCATCGCCGTACGTGCACGTCGTCGATGTCGTGCCGACGCTCCTCGAAGGCTTGGGCATCGAGATGCCCGCGGTCGTGAACGGGTACGAGCAGATGCCCCTGGAGGGCCACAGTTTCCTCGGTGCCATCGACGATCCGTCGCTCGGATCGACGAACCGGTCGCAGCATTTCGAATGTTTCGGGCACCGGGCGGTCTACCGGGACGGCTGGAAGGCCGTGACGACGCACTGGACGACAGCGCAGGCATTCCGGGTCGGAACTCATGATCGGCCCACCCATGACGGTGACTGGAACGCCGACGAGTGGGAGCTCTACCACCTCGACGAGGACTTCAACGAGGTCGACAACCTTGCCGATACACACCCGGAACTGCTCGGTGAACTGGTCGACGAATGGTGGAGCCTGGCCGAGAAGCACAATGTGCTTCCGCTGGACGACACCGGCTCACCGCGGTCACTGCAGCCTCGTCCGAGCGGGTCGGAACAGTCGCCCGTCTACACCTATGACACCCCGATCATCCTGACTCGATCGACGTCCCCGGCCATGTTCCGTCAGCCGTTCGTTCTCACCGCAGACGTCACGACGGGTGTGGACACGCGCGGCGTGATCTTCTCCTTCGGCAATGCCAACGGCGGTGTGTCCTTGTTCCTGGACGAGGGACGTGTCTCCTTCGTCTCGAACTTCTTGGGACGGGAGCACTATCACGGCTCGGCGCAGGAGCCACTGCCGGCGGGACGCCACACGATCCTGGTCGATTTCAAGCAGTCGGACGACGGATCGGCGAGCGCGGCGTGTTCCGTCGACGGGACCACCGAATTCGAGATCCGGATCGATCGGACCAACCCGATCCTGTGGGCGGTGGCCCAGGGGCTCGAGGTCGGCACCGACACGGTGTCGCCCGTCTGGCCCGGGTATGTGAGCCCGGCTCGCTTCACCGGCCGCGTCCATCTGGTCACGGTGCAACTACCGGCAGGCGAGGATGCTCCCGACCTGGAGGCGGAGGATCGAGTTGCCCGCGTACGGCAATGA
- a CDS encoding MarR family winged helix-turn-helix transcriptional regulator — MDKPTHLIEFETMVLGRHLRLNSPRPRRRTGHLDTSAYILLSRLSMEGPMSIGQLSDALGLDTSTLHRQTTAILDAGLVERIPDPDGGMARKYRVTDEGQERLDAERAGTIDGLDRVLADWTVDDVAAFAGYLERFNIDIERLDGRPWPRPSA; from the coding sequence ATGGACAAGCCCACGCACCTGATCGAATTCGAGACGATGGTGCTCGGCCGCCACCTGCGCCTCAACAGCCCCCGACCCCGACGCCGCACCGGACACCTCGACACCAGCGCCTACATCCTGCTCAGCCGCCTGAGCATGGAAGGACCGATGTCCATCGGCCAACTCAGCGACGCCCTCGGCCTCGACACCTCGACCCTGCACCGGCAGACCACCGCGATCCTCGACGCCGGACTCGTCGAACGCATCCCCGATCCCGACGGTGGCATGGCCCGCAAATACCGCGTCACCGACGAGGGACAGGAACGCCTCGATGCCGAACGCGCCGGCACCATCGACGGCCTCGACAGGGTCCTCGCCGACTGGACCGTCGACGACGTCGCCGCATTCGCCGGTTACCTCGAGCGGTTCAACATCGACATCGAACGCCTCGACGGCCGTCCCTGGCCGCGACCGTCGGCCTGA